In the Actinomycetota bacterium genome, one interval contains:
- a CDS encoding DUF4012 domain-containing protein: protein MTDSWWSYLALGVVAVVLFVGGLLARELVIVQNSVDRGRAALTEGLAALQAGDADRLGVALEEMTSSVARASAVAHGPVWSLAEQLPPARRSLVTARIGIEAADEAATIAATALGQLQQLSGDRGSGVRTPDGRFDLQRVEEVADAIVTLDVAPLQLALGELRARPAAGVVQQVLQGRAEVLDQGVRLLAFVEDARALASVLPSFFGADGPREYFLAMQNPGELRGTGGLIGFFTTIRLEDGGFQLGRPERYEVLDQTDVVADDADVPLPRGVEPAFVERYGKAGALTFLGNANLDPDLPTVAEVMLDLYERERGRRLDGVLVIDPLGLAYAHAPLGPVVVPPEVTDGVMPSEIPPAALATTLLVDAYDHMGGESLERKIYLQAVAESAFRGIASGRWSALTMLRHLGTAAGAGHLQIYSTQPHEQAVLEELGIAGELRDPEGMDFLALTVNNGAGNKSDVHVAHRVGIDLRLVPGDDGHVRREGSVDVAVENPLGTTGHDIYILGSSEPGRGFVEAFTGPRGLNRSWFTLWVPRGTTDLRITNADGDLFESPRVVELHGLRAVDHVVETPARSTRSFSYALGGPTEIQPTDTGFVYRLRLHRQAKAIADRLSLRLGVPEGWRIVSAAVEGGGNDPMLGPDGVPGPPVEVRVEDGQVLVTGDVTRPVTLEVHVNTDATGTNE, encoded by the coding sequence GTGACCGACTCCTGGTGGTCCTACCTCGCCCTCGGCGTGGTCGCGGTGGTCCTGTTCGTTGGCGGGCTCCTCGCGCGCGAGCTCGTGATCGTCCAGAACTCCGTCGACCGTGGCCGGGCTGCGCTGACGGAGGGGCTGGCGGCGTTGCAGGCGGGCGACGCCGATCGGCTCGGAGTCGCGCTCGAGGAGATGACCTCGTCGGTTGCGCGGGCCTCCGCCGTCGCGCACGGGCCGGTGTGGTCGCTCGCCGAGCAGCTGCCGCCGGCGCGGCGGTCGCTCGTGACCGCTCGGATCGGGATCGAGGCTGCCGACGAGGCGGCGACCATCGCCGCCACCGCGCTGGGCCAGCTCCAGCAGCTGAGCGGCGACCGCGGTAGCGGCGTACGCACCCCCGACGGACGCTTCGACCTGCAGCGCGTCGAGGAGGTCGCCGACGCCATCGTCACGCTCGACGTCGCGCCCCTCCAGCTGGCCCTGGGCGAGCTCCGAGCACGCCCCGCCGCGGGAGTCGTCCAGCAGGTGCTGCAGGGGCGGGCCGAGGTGCTCGACCAGGGGGTACGCCTGCTCGCCTTCGTCGAGGATGCGCGTGCGCTCGCGTCGGTCCTGCCGTCCTTCTTCGGCGCGGACGGACCCCGCGAGTACTTCCTGGCGATGCAGAACCCCGGCGAGCTCCGTGGCACCGGCGGACTGATCGGGTTCTTCACGACGATCCGCCTCGAGGACGGTGGGTTCCAACTCGGTCGTCCGGAGCGCTACGAGGTGCTCGACCAGACCGATGTCGTCGCCGACGACGCCGACGTCCCGCTCCCGCGCGGTGTCGAGCCGGCCTTCGTCGAGCGCTACGGCAAGGCCGGGGCGCTGACCTTCCTCGGCAACGCCAACCTCGACCCCGACCTCCCGACCGTCGCCGAGGTGATGTTGGACCTGTACGAGCGCGAGCGCGGCCGTCGCCTCGATGGTGTGCTCGTCATCGATCCGCTCGGGCTCGCCTACGCCCACGCCCCGCTGGGCCCCGTGGTCGTCCCGCCGGAGGTCACCGACGGAGTGATGCCGAGCGAGATCCCGCCGGCGGCGCTCGCGACGACGCTCCTGGTGGATGCCTACGACCACATGGGCGGCGAGTCCCTCGAGCGAAAGATCTACCTGCAGGCGGTCGCGGAATCCGCGTTCCGGGGCATCGCGTCGGGGCGGTGGAGCGCGCTGACGATGCTGCGTCACCTGGGCACCGCGGCCGGTGCCGGGCACCTACAGATCTACAGCACCCAGCCCCACGAGCAAGCCGTCCTCGAGGAGCTCGGCATCGCGGGTGAGCTGCGCGATCCGGAGGGGATGGACTTCCTCGCGCTCACGGTCAACAACGGTGCGGGCAACAAGTCCGACGTCCACGTCGCCCACCGCGTCGGCATCGATCTGCGTCTCGTCCCCGGCGACGATGGTCACGTCCGGCGGGAGGGCTCGGTCGACGTCGCGGTGGAGAACCCGCTCGGCACGACCGGCCACGACATCTACATCCTCGGCTCGAGCGAGCCGGGGCGAGGGTTCGTCGAGGCGTTCACCGGCCCCCGCGGGCTCAACCGGAGCTGGTTCACCCTCTGGGTGCCGCGCGGAACGACGGACCTGCGCATCACCAACGCCGACGGCGACCTGTTCGAATCTCCACGGGTCGTGGAGCTGCACGGCCTGCGTGCCGTCGATCACGTCGTCGAGACGCCGGCACGGTCGACCCGATCGTTCTCGTACGCCCTCGGTGGACCGACGGAGATCCAGCCGACCGACACTGGGTTCGTGTACCGGCTGCGGCTGCATCGTCAGGCCAAGGCGATAGCGGACCGCCTGTCCCTCCGCCTCGGGGTACCCGAGGGTTGGCGGATCGTGTCGGCGGCGGTCGAGGGCGGGGGCAACGACCCGATGCTCGGACCCGATGGAGTCCCGGGCCCACCCGTCGAGGTCCGCGTCGAGGATGGTCAGGTGCTCGTGACGGGCGACGTCACCCGGCCGGTCACGCTCGAGGTCCACGTGAACACCGACGCGACGGGGACCAACGAGTGA